A window of Costertonia aggregata contains these coding sequences:
- a CDS encoding OmpP1/FadL family transporter produces the protein MKRYLTFILAMVCAAVSAQNINDVLRYSTENLQGTARFQAMGGAFGALGGDLSALNVNPAGSSVFSNSQFTFSGSNYNRENTSNYFNSTGFADLNALEINQVGGVFVFKNNDTDANWKKLALGINYDMVRNLDNETFVSGNSNQSIDNYFLNFAQGVPLGDLLLRDGEFIEDAYLDIGANLGFADQQAFLGYFGGVIDPVDEANDDNIDYISNAKFSDNGNVNQSFRQSEAGYNSKFTVNASSQYQENLYLGASLNFHSVLYQRVTRFSEGGFDADSEIQFINFDNLLRTEGTGFSFSLGAIAKLNNNIRVGGSYQSPTWYRLTDDFSQRINSDLADDNINFIDFNIVNLFERYTIKTPGKLTGSVAVVFGKDGLLSFDYGYQDMSQAEIRPTSDPSFSSENEFIANQLGTVSSYRIGGEYRIEKVSLRGGYRYEQSPYNDGETIGDLTGFSAGVGYNFGGSKLDLGFNRTERDSNILLFDTGLSTPAALNNINTNITLSYTLNF, from the coding sequence ATGAAAAGATATTTAACTTTCATCCTAGCTATGGTGTGTGCGGCCGTTAGTGCTCAAAACATAAATGATGTGCTAAGGTACAGCACCGAAAATCTTCAGGGAACCGCAAGGTTTCAAGCCATGGGCGGAGCTTTTGGTGCCCTGGGAGGCGATTTGTCGGCCCTGAACGTAAACCCCGCTGGCTCCTCGGTATTTAGCAACAGCCAATTTACGTTCTCGGGTAGCAATTACAATCGTGAAAACACATCAAATTACTTTAATAGTACGGGGTTTGCAGACCTAAATGCTTTAGAGATCAATCAAGTTGGTGGCGTGTTCGTATTCAAGAACAATGATACCGATGCAAATTGGAAAAAACTGGCGCTTGGTATAAATTATGACATGGTACGTAACTTGGATAATGAAACTTTTGTGTCGGGAAACAGTAACCAAAGTATAGACAATTATTTTTTGAACTTTGCGCAAGGCGTGCCTTTGGGCGACCTACTGTTGAGAGATGGAGAATTTATTGAAGATGCATATTTGGATATCGGTGCCAACCTTGGTTTTGCCGACCAACAAGCTTTTTTAGGCTATTTTGGTGGGGTAATTGATCCCGTAGATGAAGCCAACGATGATAATATTGATTACATATCCAACGCAAAATTCAGCGACAATGGTAATGTAAACCAGTCTTTTAGGCAAAGTGAAGCTGGCTACAACAGCAAGTTTACGGTCAATGCCAGTTCGCAGTATCAAGAGAATTTGTACTTAGGGGCCTCCCTGAATTTTCATAGTGTATTATATCAAAGGGTAACACGCTTTTCGGAAGGCGGCTTTGATGCCGATTCGGAAATACAGTTTATCAATTTTGACAATTTATTACGTACCGAGGGTACCGGATTTTCATTCAGCCTAGGAGCTATTGCGAAACTAAATAACAACATAAGAGTGGGTGGTAGCTACCAGTCCCCTACCTGGTATAGACTTACCGATGATTTCTCACAACGCATCAATTCAGATTTAGCGGATGACAATATCAATTTTATTGATTTCAATATTGTAAACCTATTTGAAAGATATACCATAAAAACGCCCGGCAAATTAACCGGTAGTGTAGCCGTAGTATTTGGGAAAGATGGTTTGTTGAGTTTTGATTATGGTTACCAAGATATGTCCCAAGCAGAGATACGACCTACCTCTGACCCAAGTTTTAGTTCGGAAAACGAGTTTATTGCGAATCAACTGGGGACCGTTTCCTCATATAGAATAGGCGGTGAGTATAGAATAGAAAAAGTGAGCCTTCGCGGGGGGTACCGTTACGAGCAAAGCCCGTACAATGATGGTGAGACCATTGGAGATTTAACCGGTTTTTCGGCGGGTGTTGGCTACAACTTTGGCGGTAGCAAGTTAGATCTAGGGTTCAACCGTACCGAAAGGGATTCAAATATTCTGTTGTTCGATACGGGGTTGAGCACACCGGCCGCACTCAACAATATCAACACGAACATCACGTTAAGTTATACGCTTAATTTCTAG
- the folE gene encoding GTP cyclohydrolase I FolE yields the protein MKINNTLEEHFEEMGSDHIASSEDTPLRKDAFVLSDEEKIERIQDNIREVMLTLGLDLEDDSLKGTPNRVAKMFVKEIFGGLHPDRKPKSSTFENKYQYGEMLVEKNITLYSTCEHHLLPIVGRAHVAYISNGTVVGLSKMNRIVDYYAKRPQVQERLNIQIVRELQKVLGTDDVACVIDAKHLCVNSRGIRDIESSTVTAEYGGKFKDESVRREFLDYINLETNF from the coding sequence ATGAAAATTAATAATACATTGGAAGAGCATTTTGAAGAGATGGGGAGCGATCACATTGCTTCTTCGGAAGATACTCCCTTGCGCAAAGACGCATTTGTACTTAGCGACGAGGAAAAAATTGAACGCATTCAAGACAATATTAGAGAGGTTATGCTGACTTTGGGCCTTGACCTCGAAGATGATAGTTTAAAAGGCACTCCCAATAGAGTAGCCAAAATGTTCGTAAAGGAAATTTTTGGAGGATTGCATCCGGATAGAAAACCAAAATCATCAACATTTGAAAATAAATACCAGTATGGGGAAATGCTGGTCGAAAAGAACATCACCCTCTATTCTACTTGTGAGCACCATTTGCTACCGATCGTAGGTAGGGCTCATGTGGCCTATATTTCAAACGGTACCGTAGTCGGACTTTCTAAAATGAATCGGATTGTAGATTATTATGCAAAAAGACCGCAGGTACAGGAACGTCTCAATATACAAATAGTCAGGGAACTCCAAAAGGTTTTGGGTACCGATGATGTTGCCTGTGTAATAGATGCCAAACACCTTTGCGTTAATTCTAGAGGTATTCGCGATATCGAAAGTAGTACGGTTACCGCTGAATATGGTGGTAAATTCAAAGATGAGTCCGTTCGTAGGGAGTTTTTGGACTATATCAACCTAGAGACCAATTTCTAA
- the proS gene encoding proline--tRNA ligase — MGKNLTKRSEDYSKWYNELVVKADLAENSGVRGCMVIKPYGFAIWEKMQAGLDKMFKETGHENAYFPLFIPKSYLSKEASHVEGFAKECAVVTHYRLKNAEDGSGIIVDPEAKLEEELVVRPTSETIIWDTYRKWIQSYRDLPLLINQWANVVRWEMRTRLFLRTAEFLWQEGHTAHATEKEAIDEAELMMNVYADFAENHMAVPVIKGTKTASERFAGALDTYCIEALMQDGKALQAGTSHFLGQNFAKAFDVKFANKEGKQDYVWATSWGVSTRLMGALVMTHSDDNGLVLPPKLAPIQVVIVPIYKGMEQLDAISEKVNPLVKQLRAKGISVKFDNRDTHKPGFKFNEYELKGVPIRLAIGQRDIENGTYEVARRDTLQKESISADAIIEKIEFLLEDIQANIYKKALDFRSEHITQVDSYAEFKEVLENKGGFISAHWDGTEATEERIKNETKATIRCIPMDVKIENGACMVTGRPSDKRVLFAKAY, encoded by the coding sequence ATGGGTAAAAATTTAACGAAAAGAAGCGAGGATTATTCCAAATGGTATAACGAATTGGTGGTAAAAGCCGATTTGGCCGAAAATTCCGGTGTACGGGGCTGTATGGTCATAAAACCTTACGGGTTCGCCATTTGGGAGAAAATGCAAGCAGGGTTGGACAAAATGTTCAAAGAGACGGGGCATGAAAATGCATATTTTCCACTTTTCATACCCAAATCCTATTTGAGCAAGGAGGCCAGCCATGTAGAGGGTTTCGCCAAGGAGTGTGCGGTCGTGACCCACTATCGACTCAAAAATGCCGAAGATGGTAGTGGTATTATAGTAGATCCGGAGGCCAAACTGGAAGAAGAATTAGTCGTAAGGCCAACCTCTGAGACCATTATTTGGGATACCTATAGAAAATGGATCCAATCCTATCGGGATTTACCGCTTTTGATAAACCAATGGGCGAATGTGGTACGTTGGGAAATGCGTACCCGACTTTTTTTGCGAACGGCCGAATTTCTGTGGCAAGAAGGCCATACCGCACATGCCACCGAAAAAGAGGCCATAGATGAGGCAGAGCTAATGATGAACGTTTATGCCGATTTTGCCGAAAACCACATGGCAGTTCCTGTAATCAAAGGCACAAAGACCGCCAGTGAACGTTTCGCAGGTGCTTTGGATACTTATTGTATTGAAGCCTTAATGCAAGATGGAAAGGCACTACAGGCCGGAACGTCCCATTTTTTGGGACAAAATTTCGCCAAAGCGTTTGATGTGAAATTTGCCAATAAAGAAGGTAAACAAGATTATGTTTGGGCCACTTCTTGGGGGGTTTCAACCCGGCTAATGGGAGCTTTGGTCATGACCCATAGCGACGATAACGGATTGGTACTTCCTCCGAAATTGGCACCTATACAAGTAGTTATAGTGCCTATTTATAAAGGTATGGAGCAATTGGATGCTATTTCCGAAAAAGTGAACCCATTGGTGAAACAACTGCGAGCTAAAGGTATTTCGGTAAAATTCGATAATAGGGATACGCACAAACCTGGTTTTAAGTTTAACGAATACGAACTAAAGGGCGTCCCCATACGATTGGCCATTGGCCAGCGAGATATTGAAAATGGTACGTATGAGGTTGCGCGCAGGGATACGCTACAAAAAGAGTCGATTTCTGCGGACGCTATCATTGAGAAAATAGAATTTTTGTTGGAAGATATACAGGCGAATATTTATAAAAAAGCTTTGGACTTTAGGTCCGAACATATAACCCAGGTAGATTCCTATGCGGAGTTTAAAGAAGTTTTGGAAAATAAAGGGGGATTTATTTCTGCCCACTGGGATGGAACGGAAGCTACCGAGGAACGTATAAAGAATGAGACAAAAGCAACCATTAGATGTATACCTATGGATGTGAAAATCGAAAATGGCGCCTGTATGGTAACTGGTAGGCCATCCGATAAAAGAGTCCTATTTGCGAAAGCTTATTAA
- a CDS encoding DUF2306 domain-containing protein translates to MTTYSFLMYAHLITVVPCIFLGAFLFFTTKGTKNHRGIGKIYMVLMLFTAIASLFLPAQVGPQFLNHFGWIHLFSFLTLYSIPTALWAVRNGKIKKHKTKMILLYIGAIGIAGGFTLAPGRYLHGIFFG, encoded by the coding sequence ATGACTACTTATTCTTTTTTAATGTATGCCCATTTAATAACGGTCGTACCCTGCATTTTTCTGGGAGCCTTTTTGTTTTTTACTACAAAAGGGACCAAAAATCATAGGGGTATAGGAAAAATTTATATGGTTCTCATGCTGTTTACGGCCATTGCGAGTCTATTTTTACCGGCGCAAGTTGGGCCACAGTTTTTGAACCATTTTGGTTGGATACACTTGTTTAGCTTCTTGACCTTATATTCTATTCCCACAGCTCTGTGGGCCGTACGAAATGGGAAAATTAAAAAACACAAGACAAAAATGATATTATTATATATTGGGGCAATTGGTATTGCTGGCGGCTTTACATTGGCACCGGGCAGATACCTACATGGTATTTTCTTTGGATAA
- the cysS gene encoding cysteine--tRNA ligase: protein MQLYQKQTLKVYNSLSGSKEVFEPLNEGYVGMYVCGPTVYSNVHLGNCRTFMSFDMIFRYLKHLGYKVRYVRNITDAGHLVDDAEDGEDKIAKKARLEKLEPMEVVQRYTLDFHTILEKFNFLPPSIEPTATGHIIEQIEIIKDILEKGYAYEANGSVYFDVIKFNETNEYGKLSGRKLEDMIANTRELTAQDEKKSPQDFALWKKAEPQHIMRWPSPWGDGFPGWHLECTAMSTKYLGETFDIHGGGMDLKFPHHECEIAQAEASNGNSPVKYWLHANMLTLNGKKMAKSTGNSLLPGEIFSGENDILSKAFSPSVVRFFMMQAHYTSILDMSNDALLASEKGYNRLLDALDLLKKLDTGSKTDFDVNAWQQKCYDAMNDDFNTPILIANLFEAVKHINLIKEGKETITQNDRENLQNILHNFIFEILGLERKNTAENGSGKLSGVVELLIQLRNEARVNKDFATSDKIRDELSALGIQLKDGKDGTTFNLH, encoded by the coding sequence ATGCAACTATACCAAAAGCAAACCCTAAAAGTATACAACTCACTTTCCGGATCCAAAGAAGTTTTTGAACCTTTAAACGAAGGTTACGTTGGTATGTACGTATGCGGGCCTACCGTTTATAGCAATGTTCATTTAGGCAACTGCAGGACCTTTATGTCGTTTGACATGATTTTTAGGTACTTGAAACACCTGGGTTACAAGGTTAGGTATGTACGTAACATTACCGATGCAGGGCATTTGGTAGATGATGCCGAGGACGGCGAGGATAAAATCGCAAAAAAGGCAAGGCTCGAAAAATTGGAACCTATGGAAGTCGTGCAGCGCTACACCCTAGACTTTCATACGATTTTGGAAAAGTTCAATTTTCTTCCGCCAAGTATAGAACCGACCGCAACAGGTCATATCATAGAACAGATAGAGATTATTAAGGACATCCTTGAAAAAGGATATGCTTATGAGGCCAATGGATCGGTATATTTTGATGTAATTAAATTTAACGAAACCAACGAATATGGCAAACTTAGCGGTAGAAAGCTAGAGGATATGATTGCCAATACACGTGAACTCACGGCGCAAGACGAGAAAAAGAGCCCGCAGGATTTCGCACTTTGGAAAAAGGCAGAACCCCAACACATCATGCGCTGGCCTTCACCATGGGGAGACGGTTTTCCGGGTTGGCATTTGGAATGTACGGCCATGAGCACCAAATATCTGGGAGAAACCTTTGATATACATGGTGGTGGAATGGATTTGAAATTCCCCCATCACGAATGTGAAATTGCCCAAGCCGAAGCCAGTAACGGAAACTCCCCCGTAAAATATTGGCTACACGCCAACATGCTTACGCTCAACGGAAAAAAAATGGCGAAATCCACAGGAAATAGTTTACTCCCTGGAGAGATATTTTCTGGTGAAAATGATATTTTGAGCAAGGCATTCTCTCCATCTGTAGTTCGTTTTTTTATGATGCAGGCACACTATACCAGCATATTGGATATGAGCAACGATGCACTTTTAGCATCCGAAAAGGGATACAATAGGTTGTTGGATGCACTGGACCTTCTCAAAAAACTGGATACGGGAAGCAAAACCGACTTTGATGTCAACGCATGGCAGCAAAAGTGTTATGATGCCATGAACGATGATTTCAACACTCCCATACTCATTGCCAATCTTTTTGAGGCCGTAAAACATATCAACCTAATTAAGGAAGGTAAAGAGACCATTACCCAAAACGATAGGGAAAACCTGCAAAATATACTTCATAATTTCATTTTTGAAATACTTGGGCTAGAACGCAAAAATACCGCTGAAAATGGCTCGGGCAAGCTATCGGGAGTGGTTGAACTGTTGATACAGTTACGCAACGAGGCTAGAGTCAATAAAGATTTTGCCACTTCGGATAAAATAAGGGATGAGCTAAGTGCACTGGGTATTCAACTGAAAGATGGCAAAGACGGCACCACCTTTAATTTGCATTGA
- the rpsT gene encoding 30S ribosomal protein S20, with the protein MANHKSALKRIRRNEAVRLRNKYQHKTTRNAIKKLRSTEAKKDAEALLPSVVSMIDKLAKRNIIHANKAANLKSKLSKHVAALQ; encoded by the coding sequence ATGGCAAATCACAAGTCGGCATTAAAAAGAATCAGAAGAAACGAAGCGGTACGTTTACGCAATAAGTATCAGCATAAAACTACCCGTAACGCAATCAAAAAATTGCGCTCTACAGAAGCTAAAAAAGATGCTGAAGCACTATTGCCATCTGTTGTTAGTATGATAGATAAATTGGCGAAGCGTAACATCATACATGCGAACAAAGCTGCAAATTTAAAAAGTAAGTTGTCCAAGCACGTTGCTGCTCTACAATAA
- a CDS encoding AraC family transcriptional regulator gives MLGLTNTFLSNRKLETLVENKTSYTLNNAALHVFETHQQAKKVLLKFDQPVLASMIEGKKVMHLRDYESFDFLPGESLILPSNETMCIDFPEAMRKKPTRCLALAISEDKINKVLQLMNETMPKHDSMEWGLMDYNFHFVNDMGIFQILQRLMFLFSEDHPSKDFFVDNMLRELIIRILQTNERKIYSNSTFALSSNSRLAFVIRYIREHLHESLNIIELSKKACMSPSHFHRVFKTELGISPIEFINNERIKLAVGLLQDSSRSIKDIYMECGFDSRSYFNRVFKSKKHISPGEYQSKVLKNRN, from the coding sequence ATGTTGGGACTGACCAATACATTTCTCTCGAATAGAAAACTAGAAACATTGGTAGAGAATAAAACCTCGTACACGTTGAACAATGCGGCTCTGCATGTTTTTGAGACGCACCAACAGGCTAAAAAGGTTTTATTGAAGTTTGACCAACCTGTATTGGCCAGTATGATAGAAGGAAAAAAGGTAATGCACCTTAGGGATTATGAATCTTTTGACTTTTTGCCCGGAGAATCTTTGATATTGCCCTCTAACGAGACCATGTGCATTGATTTTCCCGAAGCTATGCGAAAAAAACCTACACGCTGTTTGGCACTGGCTATATCAGAGGATAAGATAAATAAGGTTTTGCAATTAATGAACGAAACCATGCCCAAACATGATAGTATGGAGTGGGGTTTAATGGATTATAATTTCCATTTCGTAAACGACATGGGTATTTTTCAAATACTGCAAAGACTTATGTTTTTGTTTTCAGAAGACCATCCTTCCAAAGATTTTTTTGTGGATAATATGCTGCGTGAGTTGATTATTAGAATTTTACAGACCAACGAGCGAAAAATATATTCCAATTCTACATTTGCGCTAAGCTCCAACAGTAGATTGGCCTTTGTGATACGTTATATAAGAGAGCATCTGCATGAATCTTTAAATATTATCGAACTTAGTAAAAAGGCCTGTATGAGTCCTTCACATTTTCATAGGGTATTTAAGACTGAACTAGGTATTTCTCCCATTGAGTTCATAAATAATGAAAGAATCAAACTAGCAGTTGGGCTCTTGCAAGACTCAAGCCGGAGCATAAAAGACATCTACATGGAATGTGGTTTTGACAGTAGATCCTATTTTAACCGTGTATTTAAGTCAAAAAAGCATATCTCTCCTGGCGAGTACCAGTCAAAAGTTTTAAAAAATAGGAATTGA
- a CDS encoding T9SS type B sorting domain-containing protein: protein MTSFRLVVFLVVQFWSFVVFAQISQDCGNAIPICNNTPVNGGTSGFGIDDFDNAPTTGCLERTTSGAIESNSVWYRFRTNATGQLGFNIGFNSNEDWDFALYRSNDCSALGEPIRCNFFDNSDADTFVGVGEDPTGNAQNIQYEEWLQVQPGEDYYLLINNFSSSNSGFSIQFSGNIFVTNPYDALDCTIIDNLLGSPIAACENDFIELDATTSNAINYNWYRDIGTGFQQVMGENDPTLQADQSGMYRVEVIITSGVNIISDVQVVFSPVPDTFSLSHETICSETMVYDLSQKDAEALGGQDPNGYLVTYYHTLIDALDNTNALPRQYPVSVGSETIFARVSSLVNPSCFDAPEEFDLTVLETPALSFSDEAFICDGSTTSIEIGETTPNSNFTYTWNTGETTATLNVINEGEYTLTATNIQNGVVCEDSRTVRVIISQTPIISDIQIDDFQETNIVTILTATDGNYEYRLDDGPFQAENVFEAVVEGEHTVTVSDVNGCGSISESVVVMGYPKFFTPNGDDRNDLWQVAGIAALQEPVVSVYDRYGKLLKQMDKNSSGWDGTFNGMILPSTDYWFKLSYINTEGERTYAKYLKNHFSLRR from the coding sequence ATGACTAGTTTTCGGCTTGTAGTTTTTTTAGTTGTCCAATTTTGGAGTTTTGTGGTTTTTGCACAGATTTCACAAGATTGCGGCAATGCTATACCTATTTGTAACAACACTCCCGTAAATGGTGGAACAAGTGGTTTTGGTATTGATGATTTTGACAATGCACCTACAACGGGCTGTTTGGAGCGTACAACATCTGGAGCCATAGAATCGAACTCTGTATGGTATCGCTTCAGAACAAATGCAACAGGCCAACTAGGATTTAATATTGGGTTTAATTCAAATGAAGACTGGGATTTTGCCTTGTACAGGTCTAATGATTGTAGCGCTCTTGGAGAACCCATTCGCTGTAATTTCTTTGACAATAGCGATGCCGACACCTTTGTTGGTGTAGGCGAAGACCCTACAGGAAATGCGCAAAATATACAATATGAGGAATGGTTGCAGGTACAACCTGGGGAGGATTATTATTTATTGATCAATAATTTTAGCAGTAGCAATTCTGGTTTTTCGATTCAATTTTCAGGCAATATCTTTGTTACCAACCCTTATGATGCCTTGGACTGTACTATTATAGATAACCTCTTGGGTTCGCCGATAGCAGCATGTGAAAACGATTTTATTGAACTGGATGCAACCACAAGTAATGCGATCAATTACAATTGGTATAGGGACATTGGGACAGGCTTTCAACAGGTTATGGGAGAAAATGACCCGACGTTGCAGGCAGATCAGTCCGGTATGTATAGGGTTGAGGTAATTATTACGAGCGGGGTCAATATCATTAGCGATGTTCAAGTGGTTTTTTCGCCTGTTCCCGATACATTTTCCCTCTCCCATGAAACCATATGCTCGGAAACGATGGTTTATGACCTATCCCAAAAAGACGCTGAAGCTTTAGGTGGCCAAGACCCTAACGGTTATTTGGTCACATATTATCATACGTTGATTGATGCGTTGGATAATACGAATGCACTCCCGCGGCAATATCCGGTAAGTGTGGGTTCAGAGACTATATTTGCAAGGGTGTCTTCTTTGGTGAACCCGTCTTGTTTTGACGCACCTGAAGAATTTGATTTAACAGTTCTGGAAACCCCGGCCCTATCTTTTTCCGATGAGGCATTTATATGTGACGGTTCTACCACAAGTATAGAAATTGGTGAAACAACACCCAACTCCAATTTCACATATACGTGGAACACTGGTGAGACTACCGCTACCTTAAATGTAATAAACGAAGGGGAATACACATTGACCGCAACAAATATTCAAAACGGTGTGGTTTGTGAAGATTCAAGGACAGTGAGGGTCATCATATCACAAACACCTATTATTTCTGACATTCAGATTGATGATTTTCAAGAAACCAATATAGTGACCATTTTGACCGCTACTGACGGTAATTATGAATACCGATTGGATGATGGTCCATTTCAAGCTGAAAATGTATTTGAAGCCGTTGTAGAAGGGGAGCATACCGTAACAGTGTCTGATGTGAATGGGTGCGGTTCTATATCTGAATCTGTAGTGGTCATGGGCTATCCTAAATTTTTTACACCAAATGGTGATGACAGGAACGATTTGTGGCAGGTTGCCGGAATCGCCGCTCTACAAGAGCCTGTGGTTTCGGTTTACGATCGCTACGGCAAACTTCTTAAGCAAATGGATAAGAACAGTTCGGGATGGGACGGCACTTTTAACGGCATGATTCTACCGTCTACGGATTATTGGTTCAAACTTTCCTATATAAATACAGAAGGTGAACGAACCTATGCCAAATACCTAAAAAACCATTTTTCATTGAGGCGATAA
- a CDS encoding T9SS type B sorting domain-containing protein produces MQKLICTACFLFLFSVGAIAQNSPDCRSAIPICADAPIMGLSDGNGDINDFDPDVIRQTGCLEKGSISEANIENNTSWFAFRALADGQIGFDIEALTTTAEWDFAVYGSEIEDDAVLDCVDISSGTEPIRCNYEVNTTGFTGIGVNPISGQNGQPPVDDVTEGNQNTYDTWMDVAEGEIYYILINNYNTNFDGNPEPFSLTFTNPPGSQDVNEILDCTFRDEFLGLDIIACEGDPDIVLSARRSPAGAVINSVVWELDSEDDGTYETPLTGSGAPDYELTVSYPNSGRYQVTITTPFTVITDDILITYYTTPVLDPDNGVTILDTNINPDYNFNDIEFVVDGDGDYEYAINGGEFQEDPIFLDVPPGENTVIINDLNGCGTTEPIPFLVVGYPKFFTPNADSRNDFWNIQGIETLTDPVVFIFDRYGKLLKQIDETTLGWDGTFNGRPMPSSDYWFRFEYSEPDDQNIIVAKTTRRHFSLVR; encoded by the coding sequence ATGCAAAAACTCATTTGTACTGCATGCTTTTTGTTCCTTTTTTCTGTTGGTGCAATAGCTCAGAACTCGCCCGATTGTAGAAGTGCTATACCCATTTGTGCCGATGCTCCCATTATGGGCTTGTCCGATGGTAACGGCGATATCAACGATTTTGACCCCGATGTGATCAGGCAAACGGGGTGTTTGGAAAAAGGTAGTATCAGCGAGGCCAATATTGAAAACAATACATCATGGTTTGCCTTTAGAGCTTTGGCAGATGGGCAGATAGGATTTGATATAGAGGCGCTGACCACCACGGCGGAATGGGATTTTGCCGTATATGGCTCGGAAATAGAAGATGATGCTGTTTTGGATTGTGTGGATATAAGTTCAGGTACCGAGCCCATACGCTGTAATTATGAGGTAAATACCACTGGATTTACAGGTATTGGCGTTAATCCTATTTCAGGGCAAAACGGTCAACCCCCAGTAGACGATGTGACCGAAGGTAACCAAAACACTTACGATACTTGGATGGATGTAGCTGAGGGTGAAATCTATTATATATTGATAAATAATTATAACACAAATTTTGATGGCAACCCAGAGCCCTTTTCACTCACTTTCACAAATCCTCCCGGAAGTCAAGACGTAAATGAAATTTTGGATTGTACATTTAGGGATGAATTTTTAGGATTGGATATTATTGCCTGTGAAGGTGACCCCGATATTGTCTTGAGTGCAAGAAGGTCGCCAGCGGGTGCTGTTATCAACAGTGTGGTTTGGGAGTTGGATAGTGAAGACGACGGTACATATGAAACCCCATTGACAGGGAGCGGAGCCCCGGATTATGAACTAACGGTATCTTATCCAAACTCGGGTAGATATCAAGTTACAATAACAACTCCTTTTACGGTAATTACCGATGATATATTAATTACCTATTACACAACCCCTGTTTTAGACCCCGACAACGGTGTAACGATACTGGACACCAATATTAATCCCGATTATAATTTCAACGATATAGAATTTGTAGTCGATGGTGATGGGGACTACGAGTACGCCATAAATGGAGGTGAGTTTCAAGAAGACCCTATATTTTTAGATGTACCTCCTGGAGAAAACACGGTCATAATCAATGATTTGAATGGATGCGGCACTACCGAACCCATACCTTTTCTTGTAGTAGGCTATCCCAAATTTTTTACGCCCAATGCAGATAGCCGGAACGATTTTTGGAACATACAAGGCATAGAAACACTTACAGATCCTGTAGTGTTTATTTTTGATCGGTACGGAAAGTTATTAAAACAGATTGATGAGACCACATTGGGGTGGGACGGCACTTTTAACGGGAGGCCCATGCCATCATCCGATTACTGGTTCAGGTTTGAATATTCCGAGCCCGATGATCAAAATATAATAGTTGCCAAAACTACACGAAGGCATTTCAGTTTGGTTAGATAA